From a region of the Hypanus sabinus isolate sHypSab1 chromosome 2, sHypSab1.hap1, whole genome shotgun sequence genome:
- the LOC132405548 gene encoding insulinoma-associated protein 1b has protein sequence MPRGFLVKRNIKSSPVSYRIRSEERQPLEIPLLSGNARAAVYPRSISQPCPQKNSPGQLKDGFTQDEIVDTTHRKDELEEDGASGTFYSKDTFSEYSISGWANVSYTPIKPIDKELETDFFDTCLSQSTSDEHFVAAASLNPIERLLVQPPFSPMTAKCGGITRLYSPFHGSKRCMPDPGNRKQKSAPKKTKIIRKLNFEDEVSTSPVLGLRIKVDPTECKPSSALMNKPLGEFICQLCKEQYSDPFSLAQHKCSRIVRVEYRCHECDKVFSCPANLASHRRWHKPRTDPNPQRDNQNCLVPGSKENSGEDNSSSGTMDSAKEPGCSRAGAAQRMDGRFQCRFCGKRFRRQAYLRKHLSAHEAAGSSVHSHLRAARMSFPCQLCGSDVQTAESHDKHLLWRAVSGAGPALFGPDCGDKCAAANEHADKSDLGALPFCCKLCSSTFFSSPGLTRHINKCHPSENRQVLLLPLPAPVGC, from the coding sequence ATGCCTAGGGGATTTCTAGTGAAGAGGAACATTAAATCGTCTCCGGTATCATATAGGATTCGGAGTGAGGAAAGACAGCCACTGGAAATTCCTCTTTTGAGCGGGAATGCGCGAGCAGCCGTATACCCACGGAGCATTTCACAGCCATGTCCTCAGAAAAATAGTCCAGGACAGCTTAAGGATGGATTTACGCAGGATGAAATCGTGGACACAACCCATAGAAAGGACGAACTAGAGGAGGACGGTGCTTCAGGTACATTCTACTCTAAAGACACTTTCTCAGAGTATAGTATCTCTGGTTGGGCTAATGTCTCTTACACACCCATCAAACCTATTGACAAGGAACTCGAGACCGATTTCTTTGATACTTGTCTAAGCCAGTCTACTTCAGATGAGCATTTCGTTGCTGCGGCCTCGTTAAACCCAATAGAGAGGCTCTTGGTTCAACCCCCTTTCTCCCCGATGACTGCGAAGTGTGGAGGCATTACTCGCCTGTACTCACCTTTCCACGGAAGCAAAAGATGCATGCCTGATCCCGGCAACCGCAAGCAGAAGAGCGCCCCGAAGAAGACCAAAATAATTAGGAAACTGAACTTCGAGGACGAGGTGAGCACTTCACCCGTCTTGGGTCTACGAATTAAGGTTGATCCCACGGAATGCAAGCCGTCTTCGGCACTGATGAATAAACCCCTTGGAGAATTCATCTGTCAGTTGTGCAAAGAACAATATTCGGACCCGTTCTCTCTTGCTCAGCACAAGTGCTCCAGGATCGTTCGCGTGGAGTACCGCTGCCACGAGTGTGATAAAGTCTTCAGCTGCCCAGCTAACCTGGCCTCTCACCGGCGCTGGCACAAACCTCGGACTGATCCAAATCCCCAGAGGGACAACCAGAACTGCTTGGTGCCAGGCAGCAAGGAGAACTCGGGGGAGGACAACAGCAGCTCCGGCACCATGGACAGCGCCAAGGAGCCAGGCTGCTCGCGAGCTGGTGCAGCCCAGCGGATGGACGGCCGCTTCCAATGTCGCTTCTGCGGCAAAAGATTCCGTCGACAGGCTTACCTGAGAAAGCACCTAAGCGCCCACGAGGCGGCTGGGTCGAGCGTCCACAGCCACCTTCGGGCGGCCCGGATGTCTTTCCCTTGTCAGCTGTGCGGGTCGGACGTGCAGACGGCCGAGAGCCATGATAAGCACCTACTCTGGCGTGCGGTCAGCGGCGCAGGACCGGCGCTTTTCGGGCCGGACTGTGGTGACAAATGCGCCGCTGCCAATGAGCACGCTGACAAGAGCGACCTGGGAGCCCTGCCCTTCTGCTGCAAACTCTGCTCATCGACTTTCTTCAGCTCGCCCGGACTTACGAGGCACAT